A window from Methanomassiliicoccus sp. encodes these proteins:
- a CDS encoding nitrogenase component 1, whose translation MFQIAIYGKGGIGKSTVSANLSVALAKTGQRVLQIGCDPKHDSTRLLLRGQTPTTVLEYLRTVPEEKRRLDDILRTGSFDIKCVEAGGPEPGVGCAGRGILTTFEALKKLGLEEQSFDIKLYDVLGDVVCGGFAVPLRKDYADAVYIVTSGEFMSLYAANNILRGINNFDGNAKRVAGLILNGRGIEREDQTVSAYADAVGIPIVARIPRSELFIRSERKAVTLVELYHDSAPARILMDLANHVAKVSKDPSMLRKGTPLDDEDMNGLAMGHFEKLGSRRFLHFHSDAETGNKPVEGEGRKKRCTADRAVIHTCATNGAVNCASQVLDAAIIIHGPRSCGHLMSASMDYYALSSSKRNGTNPERTIGRRVVTTDMDDSMSIFGGVRKLESVIRDKVNEGWRTIFVVTTCASGIIGDNVAPVARRIEERCPDTTVKVVYADGNITGEFDQGYLDALAEVIDLADMNVQPEADMVNVVGERDFFIYNRDSSYKKAEELLGRLGLRVNCRLVSKTTTAAIKDLRKGALNIKAQNDQLSNRMAEKIREKSGIKTFDLPLPVGLSETERWMIELAKYTSCTEGVGKAIDELRSEYHSRLSRVRPNLEGKKVAVYLRFTQDVEWLLDLIQDVGARIQMIGLDRRLSSVAGELSLGKMESAKILQNLSVTETMAILESERPDLLLTDCRMSQTCPCHHDIVHRPDVGISSSIEMAERWSRIIRLPAVEEWKVEVRAC comes from the coding sequence ATGTTCCAAATCGCAATTTATGGGAAGGGAGGAATTGGAAAATCCACCGTCTCGGCCAACCTCTCGGTAGCACTGGCCAAGACTGGTCAGAGGGTACTGCAGATAGGGTGTGATCCCAAACATGATTCGACGAGACTGTTGTTGAGAGGACAGACTCCCACCACCGTTCTTGAGTACCTGAGGACTGTCCCGGAGGAAAAGCGTAGGTTGGATGACATCCTGCGTACTGGGTCCTTCGATATAAAATGCGTTGAGGCCGGAGGTCCCGAGCCAGGTGTTGGATGTGCCGGAAGAGGAATTCTGACCACCTTCGAAGCACTGAAGAAATTGGGGCTAGAGGAGCAGAGCTTCGACATCAAGCTGTACGATGTACTGGGGGATGTGGTCTGCGGAGGTTTCGCCGTTCCCCTGCGGAAGGATTACGCGGATGCCGTATACATCGTTACCTCGGGCGAGTTCATGTCCCTCTATGCGGCGAACAATATCCTTAGAGGGATCAATAACTTCGACGGAAACGCGAAGAGGGTGGCGGGGCTGATACTCAATGGTCGGGGAATCGAACGGGAAGATCAGACGGTGAGCGCTTATGCTGATGCGGTAGGGATACCCATCGTCGCCAGGATACCTCGAAGCGAGCTATTCATCCGATCGGAAAGGAAAGCCGTCACCCTTGTCGAACTATATCACGACTCTGCCCCGGCCAGGATACTCATGGACCTGGCCAATCATGTCGCCAAGGTATCAAAAGACCCATCGATGCTTAGAAAGGGGACCCCCCTGGACGATGAAGATATGAACGGCCTCGCCATGGGCCATTTCGAGAAGTTGGGAAGCAGAAGGTTCCTTCATTTTCATTCAGATGCTGAGACCGGCAACAAGCCCGTCGAGGGTGAAGGCCGCAAGAAGAGATGCACGGCCGATAGGGCCGTGATCCACACATGCGCGACGAACGGAGCGGTCAACTGTGCGTCCCAGGTCCTCGACGCGGCCATTATCATCCACGGCCCGAGGAGCTGTGGCCACCTCATGTCTGCGAGCATGGACTACTATGCGCTTTCCTCGAGCAAGCGAAACGGTACGAACCCGGAACGGACCATCGGCCGTAGAGTCGTCACAACAGACATGGACGACAGCATGTCCATCTTCGGAGGGGTCAGGAAGCTCGAGTCGGTGATTCGTGATAAGGTGAACGAGGGATGGAGGACCATATTCGTGGTCACGACCTGCGCCTCAGGCATCATAGGTGACAACGTCGCGCCCGTGGCAAGGCGCATAGAAGAGAGATGTCCAGACACGACTGTCAAGGTGGTCTATGCTGACGGCAACATCACCGGAGAGTTCGACCAGGGGTACCTGGACGCACTTGCCGAGGTCATCGATCTGGCCGATATGAATGTGCAGCCAGAGGCCGACATGGTAAATGTCGTTGGAGAGCGGGATTTCTTTATCTACAATCGAGACAGCAGCTACAAGAAGGCCGAGGAACTGCTGGGGCGGCTTGGTCTGAGGGTCAATTGCCGTTTGGTCAGCAAGACCACCACGGCTGCGATCAAGGACTTAAGGAAGGGTGCGCTGAACATCAAGGCCCAGAATGATCAGCTGTCAAATCGGATGGCAGAAAAAATCAGGGAGAAGTCGGGGATCAAGACGTTCGACCTTCCGCTCCCGGTCGGTTTGAGCGAAACGGAGAGATGGATGATCGAGCTGGCAAAATATACCAGCTGCACAGAAGGTGTGGGGAAGGCCATCGATGAGCTGCGATCAGAATATCATTCGAGGCTATCGAGGGTCCGTCCGAACCTGGAGGGGAAGAAGGTGGCCGTCTATCTTCGCTTCACCCAAGACGTCGAGTGGCTACTAGACCTCATTCAGGATGTGGGCGCCCGCATACAGATGATTGGTTTGGATAGAAGGTTATCCTCTGTCGCAGGTGAGCTTTCTTTAGGGAAGATGGAATCGGCGAAGATCCTACAGAACCTTTCGGTGACCGAGACTATGGCCATCCTCGAATCCGAAAGACCGGACCTTCTCCTGACCGACTGCCGGATGTCACAGACTTGCCCCTGCCACCATGATATCGTTCATCGACCGGATGTGGGCATCTCTTCATCCATCGAAATGGCCGAACGCTGGAGCCGCATCATCCGTCTGCCGGCGGTCGAAGAATGGAAAGTGGAAGTGAGAGCATGCTGA
- a CDS encoding nitrogenase component 1, which translates to MESGSESMLSIDADGLTGSLMAIESFPDARAILNGPGGCRNYHSFLSELHYPRPMVRDEPTFQEQYFFGQSRIPCTYLDEEDYIRGAIDKVEDLIGVVRDKGDTLSVIINSPGAALIGDDIGGAIVRNGLSGKMLSLEDVLVSTPVSSSYDATVRSIIASLDISPADRVSQTVNLLGMSILNKGWRDDVMELRRILTQMGVKILSTPGAGSTVSKITDSVKASCNIVVSPELGLRTAELYKERYGIPYIIPSDGAPVGFKAVRNWIEQVAKATGSDPIGATLSLSSRRVEACRLLTRFQFHTTLPKGATFAIKADSSMALPLTEFLMNYLGMIPVAVRVNPGEYLPMAERLRSLLEESGFGGAWDRDITHDRADIVLADGHSVRLLKRMGACQGGVDLGLPSLDRFDFIPRPLMGPQGTMHILDEIINSL; encoded by the coding sequence ATGGAAAGTGGAAGTGAGAGCATGCTGAGCATCGACGCCGATGGCCTTACTGGCAGTCTAATGGCGATCGAGAGCTTTCCCGATGCCCGTGCGATATTGAACGGCCCTGGAGGCTGCCGCAACTACCATTCCTTCCTTTCCGAGCTGCATTATCCCAGACCTATGGTGAGGGACGAGCCAACCTTCCAGGAGCAATATTTCTTCGGCCAGTCTAGGATACCTTGCACTTACCTCGACGAGGAGGACTATATTCGTGGTGCGATAGATAAGGTGGAGGATCTTATCGGAGTAGTGAGGGACAAAGGAGATACTTTGTCCGTCATCATCAACTCCCCCGGTGCTGCCCTCATCGGGGATGATATCGGCGGAGCGATCGTGCGCAACGGGCTCTCGGGTAAGATGCTATCCCTGGAGGACGTGCTGGTGTCGACGCCAGTTTCCAGCAGTTATGATGCCACCGTACGCTCCATCATAGCCTCTTTGGATATTTCGCCGGCGGATAGAGTAAGCCAAACGGTCAATCTGCTGGGGATGTCCATCCTGAACAAAGGGTGGAGGGACGACGTCATGGAGCTGCGTCGGATCCTGACTCAGATGGGAGTAAAGATCCTTTCGACGCCCGGGGCAGGGAGCACAGTGTCAAAGATCACCGACTCGGTGAAAGCGTCCTGCAACATCGTCGTAAGCCCTGAACTCGGATTGAGGACCGCTGAGCTCTACAAGGAGAGGTATGGCATCCCGTATATCATACCCTCTGATGGCGCTCCCGTGGGCTTCAAGGCGGTCAGGAACTGGATCGAGCAGGTTGCCAAGGCTACGGGGTCGGACCCGATCGGCGCGACTCTGTCATTATCTTCCCGCCGGGTGGAGGCATGCCGCCTTCTGACAAGGTTCCAATTCCATACTACTCTTCCAAAGGGCGCGACCTTCGCCATCAAGGCGGACAGCTCGATGGCACTGCCATTGACCGAGTTCCTCATGAACTACCTCGGAATGATCCCCGTAGCGGTGCGAGTAAACCCAGGCGAGTATCTGCCTATGGCAGAACGTCTACGATCCCTACTCGAGGAGAGTGGGTTCGGGGGCGCGTGGGACAGAGACATTACCCATGATCGCGCGGACATCGTCCTGGCTGACGGGCATTCGGTCAGGCTCTTAAAAAGAATGGGAGCTTGCCAGGGAGGAGTAGACCTAGGGCTTCCGTCATTGGATAGATTCGACTTCATCCCCCGGCCGCTGATGGGGCCCCAGGGAACGATGCATATTCTGGACGAGATAATCAACAGCTTGTGA
- a CDS encoding isochorismatase family cysteine hydrolase: MNKADEKRRMMGTTDALQWVGIGMPLLYRPKRGWHLPFPLSVSVRSAEGEYLKPALLVIDVQNGWMEISRGLRASVDVHMDAMNEAISIFRRCGAPIILSYHSYEEKGMVTGSSAFEYLSEIKTEKNDIVIVKRYMNAFNKTELEAILRDRGCDTLMIVGLSALHCVLSTYMGAYDRDILPYLVRNGVAGPDEDSVSIAERICDTLSLRAIAQILDD; encoded by the coding sequence ATGAATAAAGCGGATGAAAAACGGAGGATGATGGGGACGACAGATGCTCTTCAGTGGGTGGGCATCGGGATGCCACTTCTCTACCGCCCAAAGAGAGGGTGGCATCTTCCATTTCCTCTGTCAGTATCAGTGAGATCGGCGGAAGGTGAGTATTTGAAGCCTGCGTTGCTAGTCATAGATGTCCAGAATGGTTGGATGGAGATATCCAGAGGATTGAGGGCATCGGTTGATGTTCACATGGATGCAATGAATGAAGCGATATCGATCTTCAGAAGGTGTGGGGCGCCCATCATCCTGTCCTACCATTCATACGAAGAGAAAGGGATGGTGACTGGGAGCTCCGCATTCGAGTACCTGTCTGAGATAAAGACAGAGAAGAACGATATCGTGATTGTCAAGCGCTACATGAACGCTTTTAATAAAACCGAACTGGAAGCGATTCTTCGAGACAGGGGCTGCGATACTTTGATGATTGTCGGACTGAGTGCACTGCACTGCGTGCTCTCCACATACATGGGGGCTTACGACCGGGATATATTGCCATATCTCGTAAGGAACGGGGTAGCCGGTCCGGACGAGGATTCTGTTTCTATCGCCGAGCGGATCTGCGATACCTTGAGCCTCAGGGCTATTGCCCAGATTCTCGATGATTGA
- a CDS encoding ABC transporter permease gives MNLYKDTFTVLWVDLRFLRRHVVSTVATSLVNPILYLLAFGYGLGQGITFDGVDYIAFVIPGIIALTSMSVCFGGAAMKLNVDRLYYKSFDEMLMSPISLASIVVGKALIGVVRGLLSCFALLAVGLLLSPQLAIGPLFFLALLASCFTFSLMGVLAALMIRSHADMATFSNLVILPMSFLCGTFFSLSQVPDALRVILNVLPLTHASQCLRAAALDQSFPWVSLVVLVGFGIAFFIGSLKVLKKSST, from the coding sequence ATGAACTTGTACAAAGACACGTTCACCGTACTGTGGGTGGACCTGAGATTCCTGAGGCGCCATGTCGTGTCCACTGTAGCCACCAGCCTCGTCAATCCAATATTGTACCTCCTGGCGTTCGGGTATGGTCTAGGACAGGGGATCACTTTCGACGGGGTTGACTACATCGCGTTCGTGATCCCGGGCATCATCGCTCTTACCTCGATGTCCGTATGCTTCGGTGGAGCTGCTATGAAGCTCAACGTCGATCGATTGTACTATAAGAGCTTCGATGAGATGCTCATGTCCCCGATAAGCCTAGCGTCGATCGTCGTAGGGAAAGCGCTCATCGGAGTGGTCAGAGGCTTGTTGAGCTGCTTCGCGCTACTTGCTGTGGGTCTGCTGCTGTCACCACAACTGGCAATAGGGCCCCTATTCTTCCTCGCGTTGTTAGCCTCATGCTTTACCTTCTCCCTGATGGGGGTGCTCGCTGCGCTGATGATCAGATCGCATGCCGACATGGCCACCTTCAGCAACCTAGTGATATTGCCGATGAGCTTTCTCTGCGGGACATTCTTCTCGCTCAGCCAGGTGCCCGACGCATTAAGAGTGATATTGAATGTTCTGCCGTTGACGCATGCCAGCCAATGCCTTAGAGCGGCTGCTTTAGACCAGTCGTTCCCCTGGGTCTCCCTGGTGGTGCTAGTCGGCTTCGGGATCGCCTTCTTCATCGGGAGCCTGAAAGTGCTGAAGAAGAGCAGTACATGA
- a CDS encoding ABC transporter ATP-binding protein encodes MEDIIQIERLTKQYGKVTAVNGLNLTVRSGEIYGLLGPNGAGKTTTIRIMTTLTKQTSGRVRVGGFDVLEEADNVKELIGVVQQHTSLDRDLTVRENMELHGRLHRIPAAERKKRIDELLDYAGLTEQSDKMVETLSGGMKKKLTIVCCLIHRPRVLFLDEPTVGLDAQYRRKLWDLVRSLNKEGTTILLTTHYIEEAEALCQRVGIVDHGRIIAQGSPIDLRKRLGMTAVEMLYESKETRYQYFSDRVEAVNYLKDVGAADKTVIIRDSNLEDVFVELTGQKVGDA; translated from the coding sequence ATGGAAGACATCATTCAGATCGAGAGACTTACAAAGCAGTATGGCAAGGTCACAGCGGTCAATGGCCTTAACCTCACGGTCCGGTCCGGTGAGATCTATGGGCTCCTCGGCCCCAACGGGGCGGGAAAGACCACTACCATACGGATCATGACGACCCTAACAAAACAGACCTCTGGTAGGGTCAGGGTCGGGGGGTTCGACGTCTTGGAAGAGGCCGACAATGTAAAGGAGCTTATTGGCGTGGTGCAACAGCACACTAGCCTGGACCGGGATTTAACGGTAAGGGAGAACATGGAGCTCCATGGTCGTCTCCATCGCATCCCCGCCGCCGAACGAAAGAAGCGCATCGATGAGCTTCTGGACTATGCGGGATTGACCGAACAGTCCGACAAGATGGTCGAGACCTTGTCCGGAGGCATGAAGAAAAAGCTGACCATCGTTTGCTGTTTGATCCACCGTCCGAGGGTGCTCTTCCTGGACGAACCGACAGTCGGCCTGGACGCTCAATACCGGCGGAAGTTATGGGATTTAGTGCGCTCCTTGAACAAGGAGGGCACGACCATTCTGCTGACAACCCACTATATTGAGGAGGCCGAGGCACTGTGTCAGCGCGTCGGCATCGTCGATCATGGGCGGATCATCGCACAGGGCTCGCCCATCGATCTCAGAAAACGACTGGGAATGACGGCCGTGGAGATGCTCTATGAGAGCAAGGAGACCCGTTATCAGTATTTTTCGGACCGGGTCGAGGCGGTGAACTACCTCAAGGACGTCGGTGCTGCGGACAAGACGGTAATCATCCGGGATTCCAATCTTGAGGATGTGTTCGTTGAGCTTACTGGTCAAAAGGTCGGTGATGCTTGA
- the cobN gene encoding cobaltochelatase subunit CobN has product MSAGTKDSAVMLSALEDFLPKAGQVQLVCVDSEDLDSKEKEFLSFQKIVKKADLLIVRIHGDPSYFKKFDRLKETVLANKVCCLVACNENDVASQYRDLFPYSDADYHLIRAFVELGGKENDMGILAWACKTIDGMTSIEVPEPSRPRTEGIYHPDHGTMIDPIEYLSTLKPGRPTIGVMFHQTTWLSGNLEAINEIIWTLEKKGANVIPVFFVTSPSSTTGSIGIRSVFEKYFMDGDRPRVDSVIMNMGFSQISLSNPGDGSSRMEVHNFFQDLDVPILQTMSVWKDREAYEGDINGLSAMEISVNVVWPEYDGQIITVPISCNERTRDGRLVAIPMADRIERVATLAKSWAELRRTAVDRRKVAILLYMYPPKNDRVGGAAGLDTFQSISDILKEMEKAGYYLDHVPSDGKELLDEIMAGVTNDTEWLSPQEIKERAADSVGKDRYRDWFDNIPTEAQDAICRNWGEPPGILYNIDGRLMIPGVKNGNVFIGLQPNRGYHAQAETLYHSTDVVMPHQYLAYYRWLKDVFGAQAVIHMGCHGTLEWLPGKSVGLSAKCYPDVVLGSMPNLNPYIMENPGEGIQAKRRSGAVILDHLIPAMTRAGSYDDLMDLESNVQAYLRASNTGQMEKLAVHNQNIYAIVKRLSMFEEIGLPMDAAPEDFDNKIDKLYDYLLEMKDALIKDGLHIMGRPPEDKRLEEMLYCLTRLQNGSVPSLRAAVAETRGLEIRELQDNPSQMHPTLGKVNGSLLDEVDGQCHDIIDRMMGVGFTKAECQEIVREITPGNNADLAEVVTFLCDEVYPNVMATSNEVRYLLHGLDGGYVPPGPSGCPTRGNAHLLPTGRNFYSIDPDSIPSPASWEIGKKMADQMVERHVKEMGCYPMNVGMVVWATDTMKTGGDDIAYILWLMGLRPKWSATGSRVIGLEVIQLKDLGRPRIDVTLRISGLFRDTFPNLVDMIDEGVETIASLDESEDENFIVKHLREDIQQSIREGLSPKDAQSKALVRIFGDPPGEYGAGVDVLIESSKWSTTKDLADTYVTWGCHAYGRGWKGEKLPDSFKQRMGALDVTVKNHEDREFDLLDIDDDYTILGGMNATVRVFGGKKPLSVMGDSSDPQRLKTRTLEEESKFVFRSRVLNPKWLEGLKQHGFRGAQELSKLTEYVLGWDATSDIIEPWMYESLTEHFLFDEENRKWIEESNPYALREMASRLLEAIERGLWEASEEIKEKLKQIYLDAESVLEEANEGR; this is encoded by the coding sequence CTGTCTGCAGGAACGAAAGATAGTGCCGTGATGCTATCGGCATTGGAGGATTTTTTACCTAAAGCCGGTCAGGTCCAGTTGGTCTGTGTTGACTCCGAGGATTTGGATTCCAAGGAAAAGGAGTTTCTTTCTTTCCAAAAAATTGTAAAAAAGGCGGACCTGCTGATCGTCCGCATTCATGGAGACCCGTCCTATTTCAAAAAATTCGATCGTTTGAAAGAAACCGTCCTTGCTAACAAGGTATGTTGCCTCGTTGCTTGCAACGAGAATGATGTCGCCTCCCAATATCGTGATCTCTTCCCCTACTCAGATGCCGACTATCACCTCATTAGAGCCTTCGTCGAGCTCGGAGGGAAGGAGAATGATATGGGCATTCTGGCATGGGCTTGCAAGACGATCGACGGTATGACCTCCATCGAGGTGCCGGAGCCATCAAGGCCCCGTACCGAAGGAATATACCATCCTGACCATGGCACGATGATTGATCCGATCGAATATTTATCAACCTTAAAACCGGGCCGGCCGACAATCGGCGTGATGTTCCATCAGACCACCTGGCTTTCCGGCAACCTTGAAGCCATCAATGAGATCATATGGACACTGGAAAAGAAAGGCGCCAATGTCATACCGGTGTTCTTCGTAACCTCTCCGAGCAGTACAACAGGCTCGATCGGAATCCGAAGCGTATTTGAGAAATATTTCATGGATGGTGACCGCCCCCGCGTCGACTCCGTCATAATGAACATGGGCTTCTCGCAGATATCCCTATCCAACCCCGGCGATGGAAGCAGCAGGATGGAGGTGCACAATTTCTTCCAGGACCTTGATGTACCGATCCTTCAGACCATGTCGGTCTGGAAGGACCGAGAAGCATATGAGGGCGATATCAACGGCCTAAGCGCCATGGAAATATCAGTGAACGTGGTCTGGCCCGAATATGATGGCCAGATAATTACCGTGCCCATCTCATGCAACGAGCGGACAAGGGACGGCCGCCTCGTGGCCATACCCATGGCCGATCGCATCGAAAGGGTCGCTACATTGGCCAAGTCATGGGCGGAGCTAAGGCGCACCGCTGTGGACCGGAGGAAGGTCGCCATACTTCTGTATATGTACCCCCCTAAGAACGACCGAGTGGGCGGCGCTGCAGGCCTAGACACCTTCCAGAGCATATCTGATATCCTGAAGGAGATGGAAAAGGCAGGCTACTATCTCGATCATGTACCATCAGATGGTAAGGAGCTGCTGGATGAGATCATGGCAGGGGTCACGAACGATACCGAGTGGCTTTCTCCCCAGGAGATCAAGGAAAGGGCTGCCGATTCGGTGGGAAAAGACCGGTATCGTGATTGGTTCGACAACATCCCGACTGAAGCTCAGGATGCCATCTGCCGTAACTGGGGAGAACCTCCAGGAATTCTGTATAACATCGATGGCCGGCTGATGATCCCGGGAGTAAAAAACGGCAATGTCTTCATTGGACTGCAACCGAATCGAGGGTATCACGCCCAGGCGGAGACCCTCTACCACAGCACCGATGTGGTGATGCCCCATCAGTACCTGGCATACTATCGATGGTTGAAGGACGTGTTCGGAGCTCAAGCTGTCATCCACATGGGCTGTCATGGGACGCTGGAATGGCTCCCGGGCAAGAGCGTCGGGCTGTCCGCGAAATGCTACCCCGATGTTGTGCTGGGAAGCATGCCCAATCTCAATCCATATATCATGGAGAACCCAGGGGAGGGCATCCAGGCTAAAAGAAGAAGTGGGGCAGTCATCCTGGACCATCTGATCCCGGCAATGACCCGGGCGGGGAGCTATGATGACCTGATGGACCTAGAGTCCAATGTCCAAGCTTACCTGCGAGCGTCAAATACCGGCCAGATGGAAAAGCTGGCGGTCCATAATCAGAACATCTATGCTATTGTGAAGAGACTGTCCATGTTCGAAGAGATCGGCCTTCCCATGGACGCTGCCCCTGAGGACTTTGACAATAAGATCGACAAGCTCTACGATTATCTTCTGGAGATGAAGGATGCCCTGATCAAGGACGGTCTCCACATCATGGGACGGCCGCCCGAGGACAAGAGGCTCGAAGAGATGCTGTACTGCCTTACCCGTCTCCAGAACGGTTCGGTGCCATCGCTGAGAGCGGCGGTCGCCGAGACGAGGGGGCTGGAGATAAGGGAATTGCAGGATAACCCGTCACAAATGCACCCCACGCTAGGCAAGGTGAACGGAAGTCTCCTCGACGAGGTGGACGGCCAATGCCATGATATTATCGACAGGATGATGGGGGTCGGTTTTACAAAGGCAGAATGCCAGGAGATTGTGCGCGAGATTACACCCGGCAACAATGCCGATCTCGCGGAGGTCGTGACGTTCCTGTGCGATGAGGTCTACCCGAATGTGATGGCTACCTCGAACGAGGTCCGATATCTCCTGCACGGACTGGATGGCGGATACGTACCCCCTGGTCCATCGGGATGCCCCACCCGTGGGAACGCACACCTGTTGCCTACCGGCCGTAACTTCTACTCCATCGATCCAGATTCCATACCCAGCCCGGCGTCCTGGGAGATCGGTAAAAAGATGGCCGACCAGATGGTCGAGCGCCACGTCAAGGAGATGGGGTGCTATCCCATGAACGTAGGCATGGTGGTGTGGGCGACCGACACGATGAAGACGGGCGGGGACGACATCGCCTATATCTTATGGCTAATGGGCCTGCGGCCGAAATGGAGCGCCACGGGGAGCCGGGTCATCGGCTTGGAAGTTATCCAATTGAAGGATCTCGGCAGGCCGAGGATCGACGTGACCCTCAGGATCAGCGGCCTGTTCCGCGATACTTTCCCTAATCTGGTCGACATGATCGACGAGGGGGTGGAGACCATTGCCTCGCTGGACGAATCAGAGGATGAGAACTTCATCGTCAAGCACCTAAGGGAGGACATTCAGCAATCGATCCGCGAAGGGTTATCTCCCAAGGACGCGCAATCAAAGGCACTGGTGCGTATCTTTGGAGATCCTCCTGGCGAGTACGGGGCAGGAGTAGATGTCCTCATCGAGTCCTCGAAGTGGTCCACCACCAAAGATCTGGCCGATACCTACGTCACCTGGGGATGTCACGCCTATGGGCGGGGGTGGAAGGGGGAGAAGTTGCCTGATTCGTTCAAACAGAGGATGGGTGCCCTCGACGTCACCGTCAAGAACCACGAGGACAGGGAGTTCGACCTACTGGATATCGATGACGATTATACTATCCTGGGTGGAATGAACGCCACGGTCAGGGTGTTCGGAGGGAAGAAACCGCTGTCCGTGATGGGCGACAGTTCCGATCCACAGCGTCTCAAGACCAGGACGCTGGAGGAGGAGAGCAAGTTCGTCTTCCGCAGCCGGGTGCTCAACCCCAAATGGCTCGAGGGCCTCAAGCAGCACGGGTTCCGAGGCGCACAAGAACTGTCGAAGCTGACCGAGTACGTCCTGGGCTGGGACGCCACCTCGGATATCATCGAACCGTGGATGTACGAGTCGTTGACGGAGCACTTCCTGTTCGACGAGGAGAACCGGAAGTGGATCGAAGAGAGCAATCCGTACGCGCTCAGGGAGATGGCCAGCCGATTGCTGGAAGCGATCGAGCGGGGGCTCTGGGAGGCCAGCGAGGAGATCAAGGAAAAGCTGAAGCAGATCTACCTGGACGCGGAATCGGTACTGGAAGAGGCGAACGAAGGAAGGTGA